A stretch of the Hippocampus zosterae strain Florida chromosome 18, ASM2543408v3, whole genome shotgun sequence genome encodes the following:
- the LOC127590917 gene encoding unconventional myosin-XVIIIb-like isoform X5: MALSSRLKLWEKKIQEENHPAPIPPPSLPALSGGFLKQLVRDSEKETKQKESDVKDEKPQPSKLSDNLVQQFLLPDQTPPILEAEMLLRAEKQSHSSSPAVSPHPPSPQRTAVIPNGTETRREVTPELYTRGKGETEEVKASLQEEEKVEEMLEKRQEPEGRLADANVMEFDRGEVKDVWYEADPVWYVHKDGFTLATQLKPDEGTPDLPQGRVRLRLHTDGSLLDVAEDQIDKCNPAHLDLCEDLSELQSINESSVLHTLITRAKANMPLTHAGPNLINFWPPLQTHSKAPKSRRGESCWDAPPALSALVKRVYVSVVDSRRDHCICATGRSGTGKTTACRAFALALLKQAGTAGPNMSVDRVQAMFTVLKSFGCVASSHSDASSRFAMLFSLDLNHAGRVAAGHLQTMMLDKWRICHATAGESNFLVFSQMLAGLSTEMRSELQLHHIPERHSFGIAPPTKVEEKQRASVAFAKLQVAMETLGFSTSEQKAIWHVLAGIYHLGAAGACKVGRRQFLNFDSAQAASCVLGFDAEEFHTFIFKHHLRQLLQRATGSAREHNSVPQVEEGPRMTAAQCIDGMASGLYEELFTAIVSLINRSLSGQQLALASVMVVDTPGLRNPRHAAHQQAANFSDFCHNYLQERLAQHRYAHTFTNTMDRYAQENVHVELNCPEANPADVVSAIDQPAPQVRAVGDAPRGLLWALDEEMLTPTSSEDAALERVCRHYNNSVRQCEQPLHCEVQHLTGNDPVRYDLSGWFDVLHHNPAGGNAAELLRNSAIVPVKSLFTPSARVAPARGGVCGLEGWSQRSLQRSSTIRKTLSAGSAALRRHSPCIAIKLQADALVNVMRRARPIFLQCFSGKTDASGAFDVVQLRAQLEAAQTLAMLRVYRTGYPDHMTLSDFRCHFQALSPPIMKRYASMFVSHDERKAVDELLADLDLDPKSIAVGASRVFMKRGVLRHLEARRDLQVAGWLVHLQAACVGHLARHKYRTLKVQHMAVRCLQRNLRVLRTVSEWSWWKLFCRVRPLLDVNMDNERLRAKEDEVLGLRRRLEKSEKERNDLRQMADACETKLTAVTAELSDERFCGDALGQALDVERAERLRLSKENKDLQARLDQCKVAMETLEKNMEEEREKIRTLESQQMAGTESELALQLECCQTEVDFLRRRLQQTDEKAEAERQARQQVDAKVASLQAQLDESKRTATDLKRHNRRLANELHDARVMTDNLHNRTHQLERKRRRFDGELAAALGEAESERELKDKTLQENAALGVQIFTLRRDLEESRAEARRLQKQKDELCSQIRDLSVNLTPDSVPELKRQVRHLEGVAGQRAEEVTKLTATVEQQQQVQVRVELEMARVKQMHQKELEDKEEELEDVHRSSQRRLRQLEMQLEQEYEEKQMVMHEKHDLEGLVATLCEQAGHRDFDVEKKLRRDLKRTHALLADAQTLLDAVHGGGQSGKIPDSGTKEQLERLHCQLEESESRRREVEDIQTTLTQELEDVQIQLENVCKQKTLADEELCVLRRENVDLLKRLEEDQDDLNQLMTKHKALIAQSSSDICQIRELQTELEDVKKQRHGLQEELQRQASRLRFMESSTVERSIVSKQEAHVCDLENKLEFSKGQVKRFEVLVLRLRDSVVRLGEELEQSTQSEARERDNARYFQQRLQDMRVEMEELSQRQQDSARRRMELEMQVEELTAIRQTLQADLETSIRRIVDLQAALEDVRSSDDSDTDSRESSNGSVGTEETGEGVRGRRRTAIGDSRAGGSPCGGPRGGRTSAADSSSTYSFRLGARLCSSCDPDEDDSAAGLPGGGLARAASSSALSELLEGLRKRRAGTCGDAGSAVSLPVYQTTAACALRRRASALSLASGEVPEARPGILKPTSPLLPRSASARSVCDTPTAASSATPLRSNSCDSPAPLPSLPLLSSLASSHVARQPPPSRHASAERSPTRCLPTLAIPEEDWQGPRQFVSTLQRSPQALRRCTQGGLLSEDVSENTLAPEGGAFREWRHPGESDAGSVTSDMFDVPPAIRRAQSAGSLAGSVRGGRRALSVHFGELPPSTRRRKSSDSESSGTGSSAGSGEPTRPRRRTDRPSGERLEAEGSEGGDGGDNCADDTGSGDVASVMRKYLNKEIN, from the exons ATGGCGCTGTCCTCACGCTTAAAACTTTGGGAAAAGAAG attCAGGAGGAGAACCATCCGGCCCCCATCCCACCGCCATCCCTACCAGCCCTCTCGGGCGGCTTCCTCAAACAACTGGTCCGAGATTCAGAGaaagaaaccaaacaaaagGAATCAGACGTCAAAGATGAaaaacca CAGCCAAGCAAACTAAGTGACAACTTGGTGCAGCAGTTCCTGCTTCCCGATCAGACTCCACCCATCCTGGAGGCGGAGATGTTGCTGCGAGCCGAAAAGCAAAGCCACTCTTCCAGCCCCGCCGTCTCGCCCCATCCACCCTCACCCCAAAGAACCGCGGTCATCCCCAATGGGACGGAAACCCGACGGGAGGTCACACCGGAGCTGTATACCCGAGGAAAGGGCGAGACTGAGGAGGTGAAGGCGAGtctgcaggaggaggagaaagtggAGGAAATGTTGGAGAAACGTCAGGAACCGGAAGGAAGACTAGCGGACGCCAACGTGATGGAGTTTGACAGGGGGGAG GTGAAGGATGTGTGGTACGAGGCGGACCCCGTTTGGTACGTGCATAAGGACGGATTCACGCTGG CCACTCAGTTGAAGCCCGATGAAGGGACGCCCGACCTTCCCCAAGGCCGCGTCAGACTGCGCCTCCACACCGACGGATCGCTGCTTGACGTGGCCGAAGACCAGATTGACAAA TGCAACCCCGCCCACCTGGACCTGTGCGAGGACCTAAGTGAACTCCAGAGCATCAACGAGAGCAGCGTCTTGCACACGCTAATTACCCGAGCTAAGGCTAACATGCCGCTGACGCACGCCGGACCCAACCTGATCAACTTCTGGCCACCGCTGCAGACCCACAGCAAG GCTCCAAAATCCCGGCGCGGCGAGTCATGTTGGGACGCTCCACCCGCTCTGTCAGCCCTGGTCAAGCGAGTATACGTGTCGGTGGTGGACTCCCGTCGTGACCACTGCATCTGCGCGACGGGTCGCAGCGGCACCGGCAAGACAACCGCCTGCCGGGCCTTCGCTTTGGCGCTGCTCAAGCAAGCCGGAACCGCCGGACCCAACATGAGCG TGGATCGCGTGCAGGCAATGTTTACGGTGTTGAAGTCTTTCGGCTGCGTGGCTTCGTCGCACAGTGACGCCTCGTCGCGCTTCGCCATGCTTTTCTCGTTGGACTTGAACCACGCTGGGCGAGTCGCCGCCGGACACCTACAG ACGATGATGTTGGACAAATGGCGAATTTGTCACGCAACGGCAGGAGAGAGCAACTTCCTGGTCTTCTCGCAGATGCTAGCTGGACTTAGTACAGAGATGAG GTCGGAGCTGCAACTTCATCATATTCCGGAGCGCCATTCCTTCGGCATCGCCCCTCCTACTAAG GTGGAGGAAAAACAGCGAGCGTCCGTGGCCTTTGCCAAGCTCcaggttgccatggaaacactgGGCTTCAGCACCAGCGAGCAGAAGGCCATCTGGCATGTGCTAGCCGGGATTTACCATCTGGGGGCTGCGGGGGCCTGCAAAG tgGGGCGGAGACAGTTTTTGAATTTTGACAGCGCTCAGGCGGCTAGCTGCGTGCTAGGCTTCGATGCGGAGGAGTTTCACACTTTCATCTTCAAGCATCACCTCAGGCAACTGCTGCAGAGGGCCACCGGGAGCGCCAGAGAGCACAATAGCGTCCCCCAGGTGGAAGAGG GTCCCAGGATGACAGCGGCACAGTGCATCGACGGGATGGCATCCGGTCTTTATGAAGAACTATTCACTGCCATCGTGTCACTCATCAACAG ATCCCTGAGCGGCCAGCAGTTGGCGCTGGCATCCGTGATGGTGGTGGACACACCAGGCCTGAGGAACCCTCGCCACGCGGCGCACCAACAAGCGGCCAACTTCAGCGACTTCTGTCACAACTACCTGCAAGAGCGACTTGCGCAACATCGATACGCGCACACCTTCACAAACACCATGGACAGATACGCACAG gAGAACGTTCACGTGGAGCTGAATTGTCCTGAAGCGAACCCAGCTGATGTCGTGTCCGCCATTGACCAGCCAGCTCCTCAG GTGCGCGCAGTGGGCGACGCCCCTCGCGGTCTGCTCTGGGCGCTGGATGAGGAGATGCTGACGCCCACGTCCAGCGAGGACGCCGCCCTGGAGCGCGTATGCCGTCATTACAACAACAGCG TGCGTCAATGCGAGCAACCCCTGCACTGCGAAGTTCAGCATCTGACGGGAAACGATCCCGTCCGCTATGACCTGAGCGGATGGTTTGACGTGCTGCACCACAACCCGGCAGGGGGCAACGCCGCCGAGCTGCTGCGCAACTCCGCCAT CGTACCGGTGAAGTCGCTGTTCACACCGAGCGCGCGTGTGGCTCCTGCACGCGGCGGCGTGTGCGGCctggaaggctggagccagcgCTCCCTGCAGAGAAGCAGCACCATTCGTAAGACGCTGAGCGCCGGGTCGGCGGCCCTGCGCAGACACTCGCCATGCATCGCCATCAAGCTGCAAGCC GACGCGCTGGTCAACGTGATGCGCCGCGCCAGGCCTATCTTCCTGCAGTGTTTCAGCGGCAAGACGGACGCCAGCGGCGCCTTCGACGTGGTCCAGCTCAGAGCTCAACTGGAGGCCGCGCAGACGCTGGCCATGCTGCGGGTGTACCGTACAG GTTACCCGGATCACATGACCCTGAGCGACTTCCGCTGTCACTTCCAGGCATTGTCTCCGCCCATCATGAAGCGTTACGCCTCAATGTTTGTCAGCCACGACGAGAGGAAG GCCGTAGACGAGCTACTGGCCGACTTGGACCTGGACCCCAAGAGCATCGCAGTTGGCGCCAGTCGG GTGTTCATGAAGCGTGGCGTGCTGCGCCACCTGGAGGCCCGGCGGGACCTTCAGGTCGCGGGATGGCTGGTCCACCTTCAGGCGGCCTGCGTCGGTCACCTGGCCAGACACAAGTACCGCACGCTCAAG GTGCAGCACATGGCTGTGCGGTGCCTGCAGAGGAACCTGCGAGTGCTGCGCACAGTGTCGGAGTGGAGCTGGTGGAAGCTCTTCTGTCGGGTGCGCCCCCTGCTGGACGTCAATATGGACAACGAGAGGTTGCGCGCCAAAGag GACGAAGTTTTGGGGCTCAGACGACGTTTGGAAAAGTCCGAGAAAGAACGAAACGATTTGAGACAAATGGCCGACGCCTGCGAAACCAAA CTGACAGCGGTGACCGCGGAGCTGAGCGACGAGCGCTTCTGCGGCGACGCGTTGGGTCAGGCTCTGGATGTTGAGAGAGCAGAGAGGCTGAGGCTCAGCAAGGAGAACAAGGATCTGCAG GCTCGCCTGGACCAATGCaaggttgccatggagacactGGAGAAAAATATGGAAGAGGAACGTGAAAAGATTCGCACGCTGGAGAGTCAGCAAATGGCAGGAACAG AGAGCGAACTGGCCTTGCAGCTGGAGTGTTGCCAGACGGAGGTGGACTTCCTTCGCCGACGACTGCAGCAGACCGACGAAAAGGCGGAGGCCGAGCGGCAAGCGCGGCAGCAGGTGGATGCCAAG GTGGCGTCATTACAGGCTCAACTGGACGAGTCCAAGCGGACCGCGACTGACCTAAAACGTCACAACCGGCGCCTGGCCAATGAACTGCACGACGCCAGGGTGATGACGGACAACCTGCACAATCGGACGCACCAACTGGAACGCAAACGACGACG CTTTGACGGCGAGCTGGCTGCGGCGTTAGGGGAAGCCGAGAGCGAGCGGGAGCTGAAAGACAAAACTCTGCAGGAGAACGCCGCGCTGGGTGTGCAGATTTTCACACTGCGTCGAGACCTCGAG GAGAGTCGGGCGGAGGCGCGCCGCTTGCAGAAGCAGAAGGACGAGTTGTGCAGTCAGATTCGCGACCTCAGCGTCAATCTGACGCCCGACTCGGTGCCTGAGCTGAAGAGACAAGTGCGCCACCTGGAGGGCGTGGCCGGCCAGCGGGCTGAAGAGGTGACCAAACTGACGGCTACCGttgaacagcagcagcag GTTCAAGTGCGTGTGGAGTTGGAGATGGCTCGAGTGAAGCAGATGCACCAAAAGGAGCTGGAGGACAAGGAGGAAGAGCTCGAGGATGTGCACAGGTCGTCTCAGAGACGG CTAAGACAACTGGAGATGCAACTGGAGCAGGAATACGAGGAGAAGCAAATGGTCATGCACGAGAAGCATGACCTGGAAGGACTGGTCGCCACACTGTGCGAACAG GCGGGCCACCGCGACTTCGACGTGGAGAAGAAGCTGAGGCGAGACCTGAAAAGGACTCACGCCCTGCTAGCCGATGCCCAGACCCTGCTGGACGCCGTCCACGGCGGAGGACAAAGCGGGAAAATCCCCGACAGTGGGACCAAGGAGCAACTGGAAAGACTTCACTGTCAG TTGGAGGAGAGCGAATCCCGGCGGCGTGAGGTGGAGGACATCCAGACCACCTTGACGCAGGAGCTGGAGGATGTTCAGATTCAACTGGAGAACGTCTGCAAGCAGAAGACTTTG GCGGACGAGGAACTTTGCGTCCTCCGGCGAGAGAATGTCGACCTACTCAAACGTCTGGAAGAGGACCAGGACGACCTCAACCAACTGATGACGAAACATAAAGCTCTCATCGCGCAG TCGTCCAGCGACATCTGTCAGATCCGAGAGTTGCAGACGGAGTTGGAGGATGTGAAAAAGCAGCGACACGGCCTCCAGGAGGAG CTGCAGCGACAGGCGTCCAGGCTGCGCTTCATGGAATCGTCCACGGTGGAGCGCAGCATCGTCAGCAAGCAGGAAGCGCACGTGTGCGACCTGGAGAACAAACTGGAGTTCAGCAAAGGTCAAGTTAAAAGATTTGAG GTGCTGGTGCTGCGGCTGCGCGACAGCGTGGTGCGCCTGGGAGAGGAGCTGGAGCAGAGCACCCAGTCGGAGGCTCGCGAGCGTGACAACGCTCGTTACTTCCAACAGCGTCTTCAAGACATGCGCGTGGAAATGGAGGAGCTGAGCCAACGGCAGCAGGACAGCGCGAGACGCCGCATGGAGCTG GAGATGCAGGTGGAGGAGCTGACGGCCATCCGCCAGACGTTGCAGGCAGACCTGGAGACGTCCATCCGTCGCATCGTCGACCTGCAGGCCGCCCTGGAGGATGTCCGGTCCAGCGATGACAGCGACACCGACAG TAGGGAATCCAGCAATGGCTCCGTCGGGACCGAGGAAACGGGCGAAGGTGTCCGAGGGCGCCGAAGAACGGCCATAGGAGACTCGCGGGCCGGTGGATCGCCCTGTGGCGGCCCCCGGGGGGGGCGCACGTCGGCGGCCGACTCCAGCAGCACATACAGTTTCCG TTTGGGTGCTCGTTTGTGCAGCTCCTGCGACCCAGATGAGGACGACTCAGCCGCGGGGCTTCCGGGAGGAGGTCTGGCCCGGGCAGCATCCTCGTCTGCGCTGTCCGAGCTTCTCGAAGGACTTCGCAAGCGGCGAGCGGGCACTTGTGGCGATGCGGGCAGCGCTGTTTCGCTTCCCGTTTATCAAACCACAGCGGCATGCGCCCTGCGCCGCCGGGCCTCGGCGCTGTCCCTCGCATCAGGTGAAGTTCCCGAAGCTCGCCCGGGCATCCTGAAGCCGACGTCGCCCCTCCTACCGCGCTCCGCCAGCGCTCGTTCCGTTTGTGACACGCCAACGGCTGCCTCCTCTGCTACGCCGTTGCGCTCGAATTCCTGCGACTCGCCGGCGCCACTACCATCGCTGCCCCTTCTTTCATCTCTCGCATCCTCGCACGTCGCCCGCCAGCCTCCCCCCAGCCGACATGCCTCTGCTGAGCGCTCCCCAACCCGATGCCTCCCCACCCTGGCCATCCCGGAGGAGGACTGGCAGGGACCTCGGCAGTTCGTGTCGACCCTTCAGCGATCCCCGCAGGCACTCCGCCGTTGCACGCAAGGAGGTTTGCTTTCGGAGGACGTCTCTGAGAACACCCTGGCGCCCGAAGGCGGGGCGTTCCGGGAATGGCGCCACCCGGGCGAGTCGGACGCCGGGTCTGTCACGTCTGACATGTTCGACGTCCCCCCCGCCATCCGTAGAGCTCAGTCGGCTGGCAGCCTGGCCGGTTCGGTGCGCGGCGGCCGCCGGGCGCTCAGCGTCCACTTCGGAGAACTGCCACCATCCACCCGGCGCCGCAAGAGCTCAGACTCGGAGTCGTCCGGGACGGGAAGCTCGGCGGGAAGTGGCGAGCCAACGCGGCCCCGACGACGCACGGACCGGCCAAGTGGGGAACGACTTGAGGCGGAGGGCAGCGAGGGCGGAGACGGCGGCGACAATTGTGCCGACGACACCGGCAGCGGTGACGTGGCCTCCGTTATGAGAAAGTATCTCAACAAGGAAATCAACTGA